Proteins encoded in a region of the Acipenser ruthenus chromosome 11, fAciRut3.2 maternal haplotype, whole genome shotgun sequence genome:
- the sctr gene encoding secretin receptor: protein MILTTVYFFLKSIVKMWVFAFLVCLEFSIPVKAIPKECELHSILMREEERCNEILSQEKQNLSEVGLPRTECQGMWDNLSCWPSSAIGKTVAVACPKFIFVLTGKEGFVYRNCTSDGWSNPFPRHDVACGFDTNNTIEDDNNTYYMNVKTMYTVGYGTSLVSLSIAIVIICSFRKLHCTRNYIHIQLFMSFILRAVSIFVKDTVLFATEYIYYCNAYSAGCKFVMIFFQYCIMANYSWLLVEGLYLHTLLIVSFFSEKKYFWCYIALGWGSPLIFITAWSISRHLHEDTGCWGTNSNAGIKWIIKGPIIISIFINVLFFVSIIRILVSKLKTPGAQGKEFNHYKRLAKSTLLLISLFGVHYILFACFPEDVSSSTMEILLYFELALGSLQGFVVAVLYCFLNSEVQCEIKRKWRRWKLKKHFKRESRHSHNSISTGGNGSTQVSLLTREQRQPSLYASTGV from the exons ATGATTCTAACCAccgtttacttttttttaaaaagtatcgTCAAAATGTGGGTCTTTGCTTTTCTGGTTTGCTTGGAATTTTCCATACCG GTCAAAGCAATTCCAAAAGAATGTGAGCTGCACAGTATTCTCATGCGGGAAGAAGAGCGATGCAATGAAATTCTGTCCCAGGAGAAGCAAAACTTATCTGAAGTTGGATTGCCCCGGACAG AATGCCAAGGAATGTGGGATAACCTGAGCTGCTGGCCTTCCTCTGCCATTGGAAAGACTGTTGCAGTCGCGTGCCCCAAGTTCATCTTTGTGCTCACTGGAAAAGAAG GTTTTGTTTATAGAAACTGCACCAGTGATGGCTGGTCTAATCCATTTCCCCGACATGATGTCGCCTGTGGATTTGATACTAACAACACAATTGAAGATGACAAC AACACATACTACATGAACGTGAAGACCATGTACACTGTGGGGTATGGCACATCCCTTGTGTCTCTGAGCATCGCGATAGTGATTATTTGTTCCTTCAG GAAACTTCACTGTACAAGGAATTACATCCATATCCAGCTGTTTATGTCTTTCATTCTTCGAGCTGTTTCAATCTTCGTCAAAGATACAGTGCTGTTTGCTACTGAATACATTTATTATTGCAATGCATACTCg GCGGGGTGTAAGTTTGTCATGattttctttcaatactgcaTCATGGCCAACTACAGCTGGCTGCTGGTAGAAGGACTTTATCTTCACACACTACTGATTGTATCTTTCTTCTCAGAGAAGAAATATTTTTGGTGTTACATAGCTCTTGGCTGGG GCTCCCCTTTGATATTTATTACAGCCTGGTCGATTTCAAGACATTTACATGAAGACACAGG ATGCTGGGGTACCAACAGTAATGCTGGGATCAAGTGGATAATTAAAGGTCCTATAATTATATCAATTTTT ATCAACGTTCTATTCTTTGTCAGTATCATACGAATACTGGTTAGCAAATTAAAGACTCCAGGTGCACAAGGAAAGGAATTCAACCATTACAA GAGGCTTGCAAAATCTACCCTATTGTTAATTTCGCTCTTCGGTGTGCACTATATCTTGTTTGCATGTTTCCCTGAAGATGTGAGCAGTTCAACTATGGAAATCCTGCTATATTTTGAACTTGCACTGGGATCACTTCAG GGATTTGTGGTTGCAGTTCTTTACTGCTTTCTAAATAGCGAG GTGCAATGCGAAATTAAGCGAAAGTGGAGACGATGGAAGCTGAAGAAACATTTTAAGAGAGAGTCGAGACACAGTCACAACTCCATCAGCACTGGAGGTAACGGTTCCACTCAAGTGTCACTGCTCACTCGAGAACAGAGACAACCCAGTCTGTATGCTTCCACTGGGGTATGA
- the LOC117427095 gene encoding voltage-dependent calcium channel gamma-like subunit, translating to MTAIKMQTQKMHSCRRPKMQFLEIFTRSLIILCIALAIILSSISVCDGHWLFANAKVFGLWHFCIMEQHGVPNCTTDLNVASIHGLQVGLIFSRTAVSFGVVAAIFGLELLIVSQVCEDPHSRKKWSFGSQLVLLSFALSATGMLSFVIWLWNQVSFMGFTLTYWCQFTAVFLFFLNGISGLHIHSLMQLPIVHPGNM from the exons ATGACAGCCATAAAGATGCAg acACAAAAGATGCATTCCTGCAGAAGACCCAAAATGCAGTTCCTTGAAATTTTCACCAGAAGCTTAATTATTCTGTGCATAGCACTAGCCATCATATTGTCCTCTATTTCTGTGTGTGATGGCCATTGGCTTTTTGCTAATGCCAAAGTATTTGGACTTTGGCACTTTTGCATCATGGAGCAGCATGGTGTCCCCAATTGCACTACAGATCTGAATGTGGCCAGTATTCATGGACTGCAAGTTGGACTTATATTTTCCCGAACAGCTGTCTCTTTTGGGGTTGTAGCGGCTATCTTTGGACTGGAGCTGTTGATCGTCTCTCAAGTTTGTGAAGATCCCCATTCCAGAAAGAAGTGGTCTTTCGGATCTCAGCTTGTTCTTTTGTCCTTTGCGTTGTCAGCTACTGGGATGCTGAGTTTTGTTATCTGGCTGTGGAACCAGGTCTCCTTCATGGGGTTTACTTTGACCTACTGGTGCCAATTCACTGCCGTGTTTCTCTTCTTTCTAAACGGAATCAGCGGGCTTCACATTCATAGTTTAATGCAGCTGCCTATAGTTCACCCAGGGAACATGTAG
- the LOC117426677 gene encoding acyl-CoA-binding protein-like isoform X3, translated as MLEIYSLFKQATVGDVNTARPGMLDFKGKAKWDAWDARKGMGKEDAMKAYIAKVEELKEKYGI; from the exons ATGCTGGAGATTTACAGTTTGTTCAAACAAGCAACAGTTGGAGATGTCAACACGG CACGTCCTGGCATGCTGGACTTCAAAGGAAAGGCCAAGTGGGACGCCTGGGATGCTCGTAAAG GAATGGGCAAGGAAGATGCAATGAAGGCCTATATTGCAAAAGTTGAAGAACTAAAAGAAAAATACGGCATTTAA
- the LOC117426677 gene encoding acyl-CoA-binding protein-like isoform X2: MADFDKAAEEVKNLKSQPSDQEMLEIYSLFKQATVGDVNTARPGMLDFKGKAKWDAWDARKGMGKEDAMKAYIAKVEELKEKYGI; this comes from the exons ATG GCCGACTTTGATAAAGCTGCTGAGGAGGTCAAGAATTTGAAATCTCAGCCCTCAGACCAGGAAATGCTGGAGATTTACAGTTTGTTCAAACAAGCAACAGTTGGAGATGTCAACACGG CACGTCCTGGCATGCTGGACTTCAAAGGAAAGGCCAAGTGGGACGCCTGGGATGCTCGTAAAG GAATGGGCAAGGAAGATGCAATGAAGGCCTATATTGCAAAAGTTGAAGAACTAAAAGAAAAATACGGCATTTAA
- the LOC117426677 gene encoding acyl-CoA-binding protein-like isoform X1 — protein MSQADFDKAAEEVKNLKSQPSDQEMLEIYSLFKQATVGDVNTARPGMLDFKGKAKWDAWDARKGMGKEDAMKAYIAKVEELKEKYGI, from the exons atgtctCAG GCCGACTTTGATAAAGCTGCTGAGGAGGTCAAGAATTTGAAATCTCAGCCCTCAGACCAGGAAATGCTGGAGATTTACAGTTTGTTCAAACAAGCAACAGTTGGAGATGTCAACACGG CACGTCCTGGCATGCTGGACTTCAAAGGAAAGGCCAAGTGGGACGCCTGGGATGCTCGTAAAG GAATGGGCAAGGAAGATGCAATGAAGGCCTATATTGCAAAAGTTGAAGAACTAAAAGAAAAATACGGCATTTAA